One Setaria viridis chromosome 7, Setaria_viridis_v4.0, whole genome shotgun sequence genomic region harbors:
- the LOC117864357 gene encoding dihydrolipoyl dehydrogenase 2, chloroplastic isoform X1: MQSTAAVSVSASAIASGGGARSEAARRPGGLRVCGLRGEALACPSLRISQAPARLAVGRAAAATNGAVAGSGGFDYDLVIIGAGVGGHGAALHAVEEGLKTAIIEGDVVGGTCVNRGCVPSKALLAVSGRMRELHDEHHMKSLGLQVSSTGYDRQAVADHANNLASKIRSNLTNSMKALGVDILTGVGTIVGKQKVRYGKVGFPDKEITARNIIIATGSTPFVPKGIEIDGKTVFTSDHALKLESVPDWIAIVGSGYIGLEFSDVYTALGSEVTFVEALDQLMPGFDPEIAKLAQRVLINPRKIDYHTSVFASKITPAKDGKPVLIELIDAKTKEHKETLEVDAALIATGRAPFTKGLGLENINVVTQRGFVPVDERMRVMDADGNVVPNLYCIGDANGKLMLAHAASAQGISVVEQISGRDHILNHLSIPAACFTHPEISMVGLTEPQAREKADKEGFEVDVVKTSFKANTKALAENEGDGIAKLIYRPDTGEILGVHILGLHAADLIHEASNAIALGTRVQDIKLAVHAHPTLSEVLDELFKAAKLQPREGRDSKLSQPPQPLLKALSFITALLSFPRQDRQQ; encoded by the exons ATGCAGTCCACTGCGGCCGTCTCCGTCTCCGCCTCGGCGAtcgcctccggcggcggcgccagatCCGAGGCCGCGCGGCGCCCCGGCGGGCTCCGGGTCTGCGGGCTCCGGGGAGAGGCTCTCGCGTGCCCCTCGCTGCGGATCTCGCAGGCGCCAGCGAGGCTGGCggtggggagggcggcggcggctacgaacggcgcggtggcggggagCGGCGGGTTCGACTACGACCTCGTCATCATCGGCGCGGGTGTCGGGGGCCACGGCGCCGCGCTGCACGCCGTCGAGGAG GGCTTGAAAACTGCCATAATTGAGGGAGATGTTGTGGGCGGGACTTGTGTAAACAGAGGTTGTGTCCCATCGAAAGCACTCCTTGCTGTCAGTGGTCGGATGCGGGAGCTTCATGATGAACATCATATGAAATCTTTGGGTCTACAG GTTTCCTCTACTGGATATGATAGACAAGCTGTTGCTGATCATGCAAACAATCTTGCCTCCAAAATCCGAAGCAACTTGACGAACTCAATGAAAGCTCTGGGCGTGGATATATTGACAGGTGTTGGCACTATTGTG GGAAAGCAAAAGGTACGATATGGAAAAGTTGGCTTCCCTGATAAAGAAATTACTGCCAGGAACATCATAATTGCCACTGGATCAACTCCTTTTGTCCCTAAAGGCATCGAAATTGACG GGAAAACTGTATTTACCAGTGATCACGCACTAAAGCTTGAGTCAGTTCCAGACTGGATAGCTATTGTTGGAAGTGGTTACATTGGACTTGAGTTCAGTGATGTATACACAGCGCTAGGAAGTGAG GTCACTTTTGTTGAAGCTCTTGACCAGCTGATGCCAGGATTTGATCCTGAAATTGCAAAATTAGCCCAGAGAGTTCTTATTAATCCTCGGAAAATCGACTATCACACTAGTGTTTTTGCAAGCAAG ATTACTCCAGCAAAGGACGGAAAACCTGTGCTCATCGAACTCATTGATGCCAAGACAAAGGAGCACAAAGAAACCCTTGAG GTGGATGCAGCACTTATTGCCACAGGAAGGGCGCCATTCACCAAAGGGCTTGGCTTGGAAAAT ATCAATGTTGTCACACAGCGAGGTTTCGTACCAGTTGATGAACGGATGCGAGTCATGGATGCAGATGGCAACGTG GTACCCAATTTATATTGCATTGGAGATGCCAATGGCAAGCTCATGCTTGCCCATGCTGCCAGTGCACAAGGAATTTCAG TTGTTGAGCAAATCTCTGGAAGAGACCACATCCTAAATCATTTAAGCATCCCAGCTGCTTGTTTCACTCATCCAGAGATTAGTATGGTTGGACTGACAGAG CCACAAGCCAGAGAAAAGGCTGACAAAGAAGGATTTGAGGTAGATGTTGTTAAGACCAGCTTTAAGGCTAACACTAAAGCTTTGGCAGAAAATGAAGGAGATGGGATTGCAAAG TTGATTTACCGGCCGGACACGGGTGAAATTCTTGGGGTTCACATTTTGGGTTTGCATGCTGCTGATCTCATCCATGAGGCGTCGAATGCCATCGCCCTAGGAACTCGTGTGCAA GACATCAAGCTTGCCGTCCATGCGCACCCCACATTGTCTGAGGTCCTGGATGAACTCTTCAAAGCAGCTAAG
- the LOC117864357 gene encoding dihydrolipoyl dehydrogenase 1, chloroplastic isoform X2 — MQSTAAVSVSASAIASGGGARSEAARRPGGLRVCGLRGEALACPSLRISQAPARLAVGRAAAATNGAVAGSGGFDYDLVIIGAGVGGHGAALHAVEEGLKTAIIEGDVVGGTCVNRGCVPSKALLAVSGRMRELHDEHHMKSLGLQVSSTGYDRQAVADHANNLASKIRSNLTNSMKALGVDILTGVGTIVGKQKVRYGKVGFPDKEITARNIIIATGSTPFVPKGIEIDGKTVFTSDHALKLESVPDWIAIVGSGYIGLEFSDVYTALGSEVTFVEALDQLMPGFDPEIAKLAQRVLINPRKIDYHTSVFASKITPAKDGKPVLIELIDAKTKEHKETLEVDAALIATGRAPFTKGLGLENINVVTQRGFVPVDERMRVMDADGNVVPNLYCIGDANGKLMLAHAASAQGISVVEQISGRDHILNHLSIPAACFTHPEISMVGLTEPQAREKADKEGFEVDVVKTSFKANTKALAENEGDGIAKLIYRPDTGEILGVHILGLHAADLIHEASNAIALGTRVQDIKLAVHAHPTLSEVLDELFKAAKVNSGVSHSVNEPVAA; from the exons ATGCAGTCCACTGCGGCCGTCTCCGTCTCCGCCTCGGCGAtcgcctccggcggcggcgccagatCCGAGGCCGCGCGGCGCCCCGGCGGGCTCCGGGTCTGCGGGCTCCGGGGAGAGGCTCTCGCGTGCCCCTCGCTGCGGATCTCGCAGGCGCCAGCGAGGCTGGCggtggggagggcggcggcggctacgaacggcgcggtggcggggagCGGCGGGTTCGACTACGACCTCGTCATCATCGGCGCGGGTGTCGGGGGCCACGGCGCCGCGCTGCACGCCGTCGAGGAG GGCTTGAAAACTGCCATAATTGAGGGAGATGTTGTGGGCGGGACTTGTGTAAACAGAGGTTGTGTCCCATCGAAAGCACTCCTTGCTGTCAGTGGTCGGATGCGGGAGCTTCATGATGAACATCATATGAAATCTTTGGGTCTACAG GTTTCCTCTACTGGATATGATAGACAAGCTGTTGCTGATCATGCAAACAATCTTGCCTCCAAAATCCGAAGCAACTTGACGAACTCAATGAAAGCTCTGGGCGTGGATATATTGACAGGTGTTGGCACTATTGTG GGAAAGCAAAAGGTACGATATGGAAAAGTTGGCTTCCCTGATAAAGAAATTACTGCCAGGAACATCATAATTGCCACTGGATCAACTCCTTTTGTCCCTAAAGGCATCGAAATTGACG GGAAAACTGTATTTACCAGTGATCACGCACTAAAGCTTGAGTCAGTTCCAGACTGGATAGCTATTGTTGGAAGTGGTTACATTGGACTTGAGTTCAGTGATGTATACACAGCGCTAGGAAGTGAG GTCACTTTTGTTGAAGCTCTTGACCAGCTGATGCCAGGATTTGATCCTGAAATTGCAAAATTAGCCCAGAGAGTTCTTATTAATCCTCGGAAAATCGACTATCACACTAGTGTTTTTGCAAGCAAG ATTACTCCAGCAAAGGACGGAAAACCTGTGCTCATCGAACTCATTGATGCCAAGACAAAGGAGCACAAAGAAACCCTTGAG GTGGATGCAGCACTTATTGCCACAGGAAGGGCGCCATTCACCAAAGGGCTTGGCTTGGAAAAT ATCAATGTTGTCACACAGCGAGGTTTCGTACCAGTTGATGAACGGATGCGAGTCATGGATGCAGATGGCAACGTG GTACCCAATTTATATTGCATTGGAGATGCCAATGGCAAGCTCATGCTTGCCCATGCTGCCAGTGCACAAGGAATTTCAG TTGTTGAGCAAATCTCTGGAAGAGACCACATCCTAAATCATTTAAGCATCCCAGCTGCTTGTTTCACTCATCCAGAGATTAGTATGGTTGGACTGACAGAG CCACAAGCCAGAGAAAAGGCTGACAAAGAAGGATTTGAGGTAGATGTTGTTAAGACCAGCTTTAAGGCTAACACTAAAGCTTTGGCAGAAAATGAAGGAGATGGGATTGCAAAG TTGATTTACCGGCCGGACACGGGTGAAATTCTTGGGGTTCACATTTTGGGTTTGCATGCTGCTGATCTCATCCATGAGGCGTCGAATGCCATCGCCCTAGGAACTCGTGTGCAA GACATCAAGCTTGCCGTCCATGCGCACCCCACATTGTCTGAGGTCCTGGATGAACTCTTCAAAGCAGCTAAG GTTAATTCAGGTGTTTCTCATTCTGT